In Flavobacterium sp. N3904, one DNA window encodes the following:
- a CDS encoding YitT family protein: MNINQEPIDWKEIFELKNIILNLVGVALITLALKGFMIPNKFLDGGVIGASILIHEISHIPFGILVLLLNIPFLFIGKKVLGITFAIQSLITFLMIAGSMTFIDIQPVTSDRLLIALFGGCLIGMGMGFVIRSGAAADGIEILALFTTRKIGLNVSEVIFGINSILFLSAAWSFGIGTALYSIVTYFSAVKSLDYIAHGIEQYTSLHIISSQSEAIKSLIVQQFGKGITVIKGERGYLPHAFHEKTDCDIIITVVTRLELLRIKEEVSQLDPHAFMYIQYIKEARGGILRNKAKH, encoded by the coding sequence ATGAACATCAACCAAGAACCTATTGACTGGAAAGAAATATTCGAACTGAAAAATATCATTCTTAATTTGGTTGGAGTTGCACTAATCACATTAGCATTAAAAGGCTTTATGATTCCAAATAAATTTTTGGATGGAGGAGTTATTGGAGCTTCTATTTTGATTCATGAGATTTCGCATATTCCTTTTGGTATTTTAGTACTGCTATTAAATATACCATTTTTATTTATAGGAAAAAAAGTACTCGGGATAACTTTTGCGATCCAAAGCCTAATCACTTTTTTGATGATAGCAGGTAGTATGACATTCATTGACATTCAGCCCGTGACCTCTGATCGTTTATTGATTGCATTATTTGGAGGATGCTTGATTGGAATGGGGATGGGTTTTGTCATTCGGAGTGGTGCTGCCGCTGATGGAATAGAGATTCTAGCCTTGTTCACAACCAGAAAGATTGGCCTTAATGTATCTGAAGTAATTTTTGGTATAAATTCAATTCTATTTCTTTCTGCAGCATGGTCTTTTGGCATAGGAACTGCTTTATACTCAATTGTCACCTATTTTTCGGCAGTAAAATCACTCGATTACATTGCCCACGGTATAGAACAATACACGTCTTTGCACATCATTTCATCGCAAAGTGAAGCTATAAAATCGCTTATTGTACAGCAATTTGGCAAAGGAATTACAGTCATTAAAGGAGAAAGAGGCTATTTACCTCATGCATTTCATGAAAAAACAGATTGTGATATTATAATAACAGTCGTAACCCGCTTGGAATTGTTGCGAATAAAAGAAGAAGTTAGTCAATTGGATCCGCATGCTTTTATGTACATACAATACATCAAAGAAGCAAGAGGTGGCATTTTAAGAAACAAGGCTAAGCATTAA
- a CDS encoding HD domain-containing protein, giving the protein MKNWDLLYHTIMNSLKENLAPFLTYHDWKHTEHVIRMAEYIAHKENISDEDILLIKTAALFHDAGFINSVSDGHEEESIQLAKDKLTHFGYTENEIEMIAGMIRATSIPQEPKTKLESILADADLEYLGTDNFESIGTNLYLEIKHTNPNLSILEWNEIQIKFLQKHQYHTSYCIQFRNPLKLKNLSILIEQKNES; this is encoded by the coding sequence ATGAAAAACTGGGATTTATTGTACCATACCATTATGAATTCTTTAAAAGAGAACTTAGCTCCTTTTTTAACTTATCATGATTGGAAACATACCGAACATGTCATCCGAATGGCTGAATATATTGCACATAAAGAAAACATATCTGACGAAGATATTCTACTTATAAAAACAGCCGCTCTATTTCATGATGCCGGTTTTATCAATTCTGTTTCTGATGGACATGAGGAAGAAAGCATACAACTAGCCAAAGACAAATTAACGCATTTTGGATACACTGAAAACGAAATTGAAATGATTGCAGGAATGATTAGAGCAACCTCCATTCCACAAGAACCCAAAACAAAATTAGAGTCCATACTAGCCGATGCCGATTTAGAATATCTCGGTACCGATAATTTTGAAAGCATTGGAACTAATTTATATTTAGAAATAAAACATACAAATCCAAATCTAAGCATTTTAGAATGGAATGAAATTCAAATAAAATTTCTTCAAAAACACCAATATCACACTTCGTATTGCATTCAATTCAGAAATCCCTTAAAATTAAAAAACCTTAGCATTCTTATTGAACAAAAAAATGAAAGCTAG
- a CDS encoding DUF1569 domain-containing protein yields MNELEEQLIDLESKIENQEIINPLVSKSSVGWHIEHSLLVMNLVIESIQKSNPENYKKTFNFNRILVFTLNKIPRGRVRAPKAVQPKDDLKTDSLKIHLEKAKSNLDKLSTLPANSYFEHPFMGNLNLKQTIKFVKIHTHHHNKIINAIIESIKS; encoded by the coding sequence ATGAATGAACTCGAAGAACAACTTATTGACTTAGAAAGCAAAATCGAAAATCAAGAAATTATCAATCCATTGGTTTCTAAATCTTCAGTAGGTTGGCATATTGAGCATTCATTACTAGTTATGAATTTAGTAATTGAATCTATACAGAAATCAAATCCAGAGAATTACAAAAAAACATTTAACTTTAATCGAATTCTAGTTTTTACATTGAATAAAATTCCTAGAGGAAGAGTTAGAGCGCCAAAAGCAGTTCAACCAAAAGATGATTTAAAAACTGATTCATTAAAAATTCATCTTGAAAAGGCAAAAAGCAATTTGGATAAACTGAGTACTCTACCCGCAAACAGTTATTTTGAACATCCTTTTATGGGAAATTTGAATTTGAAACAAACTATCAAATTCGTTAAAATTCATACCCATCATCATAACAAAATTATAAATGCAATAATTGAAAGTATCAAATCTTAG
- a CDS encoding DUF1501 domain-containing protein codes for MERRKFIKTTAIAASIPLVFNHIPVMASSQIESESLQLLANAAAGCGKILVIIQMNGGNDGLNTVLPRDKWSELTNARSNILMKETDVLPLHYNETTGLHPAMKEMQQLYNNGKMLIVQGVSYPNPSYSHFRATDIWFTASDSDQSLQSGWLGRALDTIYPSFPKGYPSADNPDPLAIQIGSTLPFSLQGPKINMAYSVQKPEDLLNVINETSDPAPNSDYGRELTFLRLMKDQSNAYRAAIQKAYNVPKPQSATYPNKNGLADQLRIVAKLINGGLQTPIYVVNHPKGFDSHENQVLDSDRTLGKQAENLSILSQAIGAFQEDLKIIGKADIVTGMTFSEFGRRIKSNDSSGTDHGSGAPVLFFGAALNTGRGTVEGTPNPVTGMIGTSPDLPQAATVNDQVPFQYDFRQIYATIMQDWLCMTEAQSDAVLGGSFEKLPIFKTDKSIYYPNTDFMSIFPNPITTNQINIQFYNFINSSVTVSIYSMLGSKIFGKAYQVDGDILSFSTDTMLSSGTYIVQAVYNSVKFNAKMIVL; via the coding sequence ATGGAAAGAAGAAAATTTATAAAGACAACTGCTATTGCGGCTTCAATACCTTTAGTGTTCAATCATATTCCGGTTATGGCTTCGTCTCAAATCGAGAGTGAAAGTTTACAATTGTTGGCTAACGCTGCAGCAGGATGTGGAAAAATATTAGTTATTATTCAGATGAATGGTGGAAATGATGGTTTGAATACGGTCTTGCCAAGGGACAAATGGAGCGAATTAACCAATGCGCGTTCCAATATTTTAATGAAAGAAACGGATGTTTTGCCTTTGCATTATAATGAAACAACCGGTTTGCATCCCGCTATGAAAGAAATGCAACAATTGTACAATAATGGTAAAATGTTGATTGTGCAAGGAGTTTCTTATCCAAATCCCAGTTATAGCCACTTTAGAGCTACAGATATTTGGTTTACCGCATCAGACAGTGACCAATCTTTGCAGTCTGGTTGGTTGGGAAGAGCGTTGGATACTATTTACCCAAGTTTTCCAAAAGGCTATCCAAGTGCTGATAATCCAGATCCATTAGCCATACAAATAGGTTCTACATTACCTTTTTCTTTACAAGGGCCAAAAATAAACATGGCCTATAGTGTTCAAAAACCTGAGGATTTGTTGAATGTAATTAACGAAACTTCAGATCCAGCACCCAACTCAGATTATGGGCGTGAACTGACTTTTTTGCGATTGATGAAGGATCAGAGTAATGCATACAGAGCAGCAATTCAGAAAGCTTATAATGTTCCAAAACCGCAATCTGCAACATATCCGAATAAAAATGGATTGGCAGATCAGTTGAGAATTGTTGCCAAATTGATTAATGGAGGATTGCAAACCCCAATATATGTTGTCAATCATCCCAAAGGATTTGACAGTCATGAGAATCAAGTATTGGATTCCGATAGAACACTTGGTAAACAGGCCGAAAATTTGAGTATTTTGTCGCAGGCAATTGGTGCTTTTCAAGAAGATTTAAAGATTATTGGAAAAGCAGATATTGTTACAGGAATGACTTTTAGTGAGTTTGGACGAAGAATCAAAAGTAATGACAGCTCAGGTACCGATCACGGCTCTGGTGCACCAGTACTCTTTTTTGGAGCAGCCTTAAATACAGGAAGAGGAACTGTCGAAGGAACACCAAATCCAGTTACAGGTATGATTGGAACTTCTCCAGATTTGCCACAAGCAGCCACAGTAAATGATCAAGTGCCTTTTCAGTATGACTTTAGACAAATTTATGCCACGATTATGCAAGATTGGTTGTGTATGACCGAAGCGCAATCGGATGCGGTACTGGGAGGATCTTTTGAAAAATTACCAATTTTTAAAACTGATAAATCGATTTATTATCCCAATACGGATTTTATGTCTATTTTTCCCAATCCAATAACAACCAACCAAATTAATATCCAGTTTTATAACTTTATAAATAGTTCAGTCACTGTGAGTATTTACAGTATGCTGGGATCCAAAATATTTGGAAAAGCCTATCAGGTTGATGGAGATATTTTAAGTTTTAGCACAGATACAATGCTTTCATCGGGAACCTATATTGTACAAGCAGTTTATAATAGTGTCAAATTTAATGCAAAAATGATAGTATTGTAA
- a CDS encoding DUF1800 domain-containing protein: MGNITLTRRTLLTKLLKKLFGGVQEKDPLFEKYSRKIYNGRRYSSLTNPKRDLTAKPGSEAERVTPVTSGLAPYNGAWTTAEALHLLRRTGFGFKKSDVDRILGLSMNGAVDLILTVDATPPIPPVNHYNNVKPDENGLPYGADWTNDAFATNDIGGDTNGNRTSGLASWSLGLAFNQDITIREKMTLFWYHFIPIDFEFIKQSSNEFSNTNSARICYKYMKMFRDNATGNYKTLIRTMATQPAMMFYLNNQANTKSAPDENFAREVMELFTLGKEEASQYTEADVIQAAKVLTGWRVQNLNTNTESTNFIDKLHDTSLKRFSPFFNNTVIPNTGAAELDLFIDMIFSKSKVVSEYICRRLYRFFVYYDIDANVEANVIVPLAQFFVASNWNILPVLDKLFKSQHFFDMANRGVYIKSPLDVIVGTMRTFNINYNVSDATNYEAQYDLWNTFNYAMYDMQQAMGAIPNVAGWQAFYQKPSFHEYWINSNSIQRRYGLIEYMFYGFDMEKNGLTTRIEVDVIAFVKQFPNATCEDPNLLVSECINYLLPIDLSLNAKNTIKSQTLLTGQDSDYYWSGAWRSYINDPTNMNLQIVKTRIRSLLLTIVEFAEYQLM; this comes from the coding sequence ATGGGAAACATTACTTTAACGAGGCGTACTTTATTGACTAAATTACTTAAAAAATTATTCGGTGGTGTCCAAGAAAAAGATCCTTTATTCGAAAAATATTCGCGTAAAATATATAACGGCAGACGATATTCTTCGTTAACTAATCCGAAGAGGGATCTTACCGCGAAGCCGGGTTCAGAGGCGGAGCGCGTAACCCCAGTAACAAGCGGACTTGCACCTTATAACGGAGCGTGGACTACTGCTGAAGCTTTGCATCTATTGAGAAGAACAGGCTTTGGTTTTAAAAAATCTGACGTTGACAGAATACTTGGACTTTCAATGAATGGGGCAGTAGATTTGATTTTGACTGTTGATGCAACACCTCCAATACCTCCCGTAAATCATTATAATAATGTAAAGCCCGATGAAAATGGGCTGCCTTATGGCGCCGATTGGACAAATGATGCGTTTGCCACAAATGATATCGGTGGTGATACCAATGGCAACAGAACTTCAGGTTTGGCTTCCTGGTCGCTGGGACTTGCGTTTAATCAGGATATAACAATTAGGGAAAAAATGACTTTGTTTTGGTATCATTTTATTCCAATAGATTTTGAGTTTATAAAGCAATCCAGCAATGAATTCAGTAATACAAATTCGGCCCGTATTTGTTATAAGTACATGAAAATGTTTCGGGACAATGCCACTGGAAATTACAAAACATTGATTCGGACTATGGCTACTCAGCCTGCAATGATGTTTTATTTGAACAATCAGGCCAATACCAAATCGGCACCAGATGAAAATTTTGCTCGAGAAGTCATGGAACTTTTTACACTAGGGAAAGAGGAAGCCAGTCAATATACCGAAGCTGATGTAATTCAAGCTGCCAAAGTTCTTACTGGCTGGAGAGTTCAAAATTTGAACACCAATACCGAATCTACCAATTTTATTGACAAACTGCATGATACCAGTTTAAAAAGGTTTTCACCATTCTTCAATAACACAGTAATTCCTAATACGGGCGCAGCAGAATTGGATTTATTTATTGATATGATTTTTTCCAAATCGAAAGTAGTTTCCGAATACATTTGCCGCCGTTTGTACCGTTTCTTTGTGTATTATGATATTGATGCCAATGTAGAAGCAAACGTAATTGTCCCTTTGGCACAGTTTTTTGTAGCCAGCAATTGGAATATTTTGCCTGTGCTAGATAAACTTTTCAAAAGCCAACACTTTTTTGATATGGCCAACAGAGGTGTTTATATCAAGTCACCCTTGGATGTAATTGTTGGTACAATGCGCACCTTCAATATTAATTACAATGTGTCTGATGCTACCAATTATGAGGCACAATATGATCTTTGGAATACTTTCAATTATGCGATGTACGATATGCAACAAGCCATGGGTGCGATTCCGAATGTGGCGGGCTGGCAAGCCTTTTATCAAAAACCTTCTTTTCATGAGTATTGGATCAATTCGAATTCGATTCAAAGGCGTTATGGTCTAATCGAATACATGTTTTATGGTTTTGATATGGAAAAAAACGGATTAACTACAAGAATTGAAGTTGATGTTATTGCGTTTGTCAAACAGTTTCCGAATGCCACTTGCGAAGACCCTAATTTACTGGTAAGTGAATGTATCAACTATTTATTGCCTATTGATTTGAGTCTTAATGCCAAAAACACGATCAAATCACAAACCTTACTAACGGGGCAAGATTCTGATTATTATTGGTCAGGTGCCTGGCGATCTTATATTAATGATCCAACTAATATGAATCTACAAATTGTAAAAACCAGAATACGAAGTTTGTTGCTAACGATTGTTGAATTTGCTGAATATCAGTTAATGTAA
- a CDS encoding glycosyltransferase family 39 protein: MTKKTALLLSFILLKFALQYILISPEYELQRDEFLHLDQAHHLAWGYLSVPPVTSWISYIIYSLGNSIFWIRFFPALFGALTLFVVWKSIEELKGNTFALLLGATSVLFSALLRINGLYQPNSLDVLCWTTFCFILIKYTNTESSKWFYIGMLVLAFGFLNKYNIVFLLVGVFPALLLTNRSAFKNKNFYFSILLFLLLILPNLIWQYNNNFPVYHHMQILAKTQLVNVNRWDFLKDQLFFFIGSLYVILVALYGFLFYPPFKKYRFFFWTLVFTLIVFTYLKAKSYYAIGLYPIYIAFGAVYLETILKSGWKKYLQPVAIAIPILLFIPISKIMFPNKSPEYIANHSETYKKFGLLRWEDGKDHKLPQDYADMLGWKELAHKTDSIYATLPKGERTLILCDNYGQAGAINYYTKNKNITALSFNADYVNWFQLDKKYVNLIRIKELNNEETELEETSPFFEKSYIGGSITNLLAREYGTTIFVFEKAKIDINQRIKTEIEAEKKY; this comes from the coding sequence ATGACAAAAAAAACAGCCCTATTACTAAGCTTTATCCTTTTAAAATTTGCATTGCAATATATTTTAATAAGTCCGGAATATGAATTGCAACGCGATGAATTTTTACATCTTGACCAAGCGCACCATTTGGCTTGGGGTTATCTATCGGTGCCGCCTGTAACCTCTTGGATATCTTATATTATTTATTCTCTTGGCAATTCAATTTTTTGGATTCGGTTTTTTCCAGCGTTATTTGGGGCTTTGACACTTTTTGTAGTTTGGAAGTCCATTGAAGAATTAAAAGGAAACACGTTTGCCTTATTATTGGGAGCAACTTCTGTATTATTTTCGGCTCTTTTACGAATAAACGGTTTGTATCAGCCCAATTCTTTAGATGTTCTTTGTTGGACCACTTTTTGTTTTATTTTGATTAAATATACCAATACCGAAAGCTCCAAATGGTTTTATATTGGGATGCTAGTTTTGGCATTTGGCTTTTTGAATAAGTATAATATTGTTTTTTTATTGGTTGGTGTCTTCCCTGCTCTATTACTTACCAACCGATCTGCTTTTAAAAATAAAAACTTTTATTTTTCTATTTTGTTATTCCTGCTACTCATTTTACCTAACTTAATCTGGCAGTATAACAACAACTTTCCTGTGTACCACCATATGCAAATATTGGCAAAAACACAGTTGGTAAATGTAAATCGTTGGGATTTTCTAAAAGACCAACTGTTTTTCTTTATAGGATCATTATATGTAATCCTTGTAGCACTTTATGGCTTTCTTTTTTATCCTCCATTCAAAAAGTACCGTTTTTTCTTCTGGACATTGGTTTTTACACTAATAGTTTTTACATATTTAAAAGCAAAAAGTTATTATGCCATTGGTTTATATCCCATTTACATTGCCTTTGGCGCTGTTTATCTCGAAACTATTTTAAAATCCGGTTGGAAAAAGTATTTGCAACCTGTAGCGATTGCAATTCCAATTTTGCTTTTCATACCAATATCCAAAATTATGTTCCCAAATAAAAGCCCAGAGTACATTGCAAACCATTCTGAAACGTACAAAAAGTTTGGATTACTGCGTTGGGAGGATGGCAAAGACCATAAATTACCACAAGATTATGCCGATATGCTTGGTTGGAAAGAACTCGCCCATAAAACAGACTCCATTTATGCTACACTTCCTAAAGGTGAGCGAACGCTTATTCTTTGCGACAATTATGGGCAGGCGGGTGCTATCAATTATTATACAAAAAATAAAAACATTACAGCTCTTTCCTTCAATGCCGATTATGTTAATTGGTTTCAATTGGATAAAAAATATGTGAATTTAATTCGAATAAAAGAGTTGAATAACGAAGAAACCGAATTGGAAGAAACAAGTCCCTTTTTTGAAAAATCATACATTGGAGGTTCTATAACGAATTTACTTGCACGAGAATACGGAACTACCATTTTTGTTTTCGAAAAAGCAAAAATAGACATCAATCAAAGGATAAAAACAGAAATAGAAGCAGAAAAAAAATACTGA
- a CDS encoding MBOAT family O-acyltransferase, with protein sequence MNLLIASYIFYAAWNPPFILLLWLSTFIDFFVGKALYTEDNPYKKKLLFVLSLIGNLGMLCFFKYGTFLLENFVTLVHAFGLNYHPAEPNIILPAGISFYTFTTLCYTIDMYHKRSEPVKSMLDFSLFVTFFPHLVAGPIVRPPQLVPQFETPRTTSRKQFFDGLLLLSLGLFMKVVLADGMLATTADAVFSSNDKLLSLDAWIGVLAFSGQIFLDFAGYSTCAIGVALCLGFVLPQNFNYPYAAIGFSDFWKRWHITLSSWLKDYLYIPLGGNRHGKVRTYYALMLTMLLGGLWHGANWTFVVWGGLHGIYLWVEKFFRDRIKDIEHKNSFEINKIKVNSGLRGFLYALLTFMLINITWVFFRADTFSKAWDMLVSMSGNATDGKALLTTLAIIKVAVIIPTILICHWFMRNTKVLDEAHKLSWWKLGIAWSILVLLIIWSQESGSSFIYFQF encoded by the coding sequence GTGAATCTATTAATCGCTAGTTATATTTTTTATGCCGCTTGGAATCCGCCATTTATCCTTTTACTTTGGCTTTCTACCTTTATAGATTTTTTTGTTGGTAAAGCACTTTATACCGAAGACAATCCTTATAAGAAAAAATTACTCTTTGTCTTGAGTTTAATCGGAAATCTGGGCATGCTATGCTTTTTCAAATACGGCACTTTCCTGCTCGAAAATTTTGTAACTCTTGTACATGCTTTTGGATTGAATTACCATCCGGCCGAACCCAATATTATACTGCCGGCCGGAATTTCATTTTATACTTTTACTACCTTGTGCTACACTATTGACATGTACCATAAAAGAAGTGAGCCTGTAAAATCGATGCTGGATTTCTCCTTATTCGTAACCTTCTTTCCGCATCTGGTTGCCGGGCCAATTGTTCGTCCACCACAACTGGTTCCACAATTTGAAACACCTAGAACTACTTCTCGAAAACAATTTTTTGATGGGCTTTTATTGCTTTCACTTGGATTGTTTATGAAAGTGGTTTTAGCCGATGGAATGTTGGCCACAACTGCAGATGCTGTATTTAGTTCAAATGACAAACTCCTTTCTTTAGATGCATGGATTGGTGTTTTGGCCTTTTCTGGGCAAATCTTTTTGGACTTTGCAGGTTATTCTACATGTGCCATTGGAGTGGCTTTGTGTTTGGGTTTTGTGTTACCTCAAAATTTTAATTATCCTTATGCTGCGATTGGTTTTTCAGATTTTTGGAAACGCTGGCATATTACTTTATCAAGTTGGCTTAAAGACTATTTATATATTCCGCTTGGTGGAAACCGTCATGGAAAAGTTCGCACCTATTATGCCTTAATGCTTACTATGTTATTGGGAGGTTTATGGCATGGGGCAAACTGGACTTTTGTTGTTTGGGGTGGTTTACACGGTATTTATTTATGGGTTGAAAAGTTTTTTAGAGACCGAATAAAAGACATTGAACACAAAAATAGTTTTGAAATCAATAAAATTAAAGTTAATAGTGGATTGCGTGGTTTTTTATATGCTTTACTAACTTTTATGTTAATAAATATTACTTGGGTCTTTTTCCGCGCCGACACTTTTTCCAAAGCGTGGGATATGCTCGTTTCCATGTCAGGTAATGCAACCGATGGCAAAGCATTGCTCACCACATTAGCCATCATAAAAGTGGCAGTTATAATTCCCACAATTTTAATATGTCATTGGTTTATGCGAAACACTAAAGTATTGGATGAAGCACATAAATTGTCCTGGTGGAAACTTGGGATTGCATGGTCAATACTCGTATTATTAATTATTTGGTCTCAAGAAAGTGGAAGCTCATTTATCTATTTTCAGTTTTAA
- a CDS encoding GNAT family N-acetyltransferase translates to MNTNSVIEIREAKLPNDIDCIKQLWTDYLTWGNDKMQLLYGVHPHNPEEAVAEDIKNISKFLPPNGRLILAFIDEKACGIGCLKSINGEIGEIKRMYVDPSFRKIGAGRAILQSLLNAAKDAGYKKVRLDSPKFMEAAHALYQSFGFAAIPVYDEVEIPEEFRQYLLFMEIDLT, encoded by the coding sequence ATGAATACTAATTCGGTTATTGAAATTCGTGAAGCCAAACTTCCCAACGACATTGATTGTATCAAACAATTATGGACAGATTATCTAACCTGGGGAAACGACAAAATGCAACTGCTTTATGGTGTGCACCCACATAATCCGGAAGAAGCAGTTGCAGAAGATATTAAAAACATTTCCAAATTCTTACCGCCAAACGGACGTCTTATACTTGCATTCATTGATGAAAAAGCCTGCGGAATTGGCTGTCTAAAAAGTATCAATGGTGAAATAGGTGAAATCAAACGAATGTATGTAGATCCATCCTTCAGGAAAATTGGTGCTGGAAGAGCGATACTTCAATCCTTACTAAATGCCGCAAAAGATGCTGGTTACAAAAAAGTACGATTGGACAGCCCAAAATTTATGGAAGCGGCACATGCTCTTTACCAAAGTTTTGGTTTTGCAGCAATTCCCGTTTATGATGAGGTTGAAATTCCCGAAGAGTTCAGACAGTATTTATTGTTTATGGAAATAGATTTAACATAA
- the gcvT gene encoding glycine cleavage system aminomethyltransferase GcvT: MKNTALTHIHEGLGAKMLPFAGYNMPILYEGVNAEHETVRNAVGVFDVSHMGEFLLSGPNALALIQKVTSNDASTLTIGRAQYSCLPNNDGGIVDDLIIYKMKEEQYLLVVNASNIDKDWDWISAHNDLGVEMKNLSDDYSLLAIQGPKAVEAMQSLSSIDLSTIAYYHFEVADFAGIDNVIISATGYTGSGGFEIYCKNTEVEQIWNKVFEAGAAYGIKPIGLAARDTLRLEMGFCLYGNDINDTTSPLEAGLGWITKFNKEFTNSDALKLQKEAGVTKKLVAFEMQERAVPRHDYEIVNADGAVIGIVTSGTMSPSMNKGIGLGYVSTENSAVDSDIFIRIRKNDVPAKVVKLPFYKK; this comes from the coding sequence ATGAAAAATACTGCTTTAACGCACATACATGAGGGTTTGGGAGCGAAAATGCTACCGTTTGCGGGTTACAATATGCCAATTCTTTACGAAGGGGTAAATGCAGAACATGAAACGGTTCGAAATGCAGTGGGTGTTTTTGATGTGTCACACATGGGAGAATTTTTGCTTTCAGGACCTAATGCTTTGGCTTTGATTCAAAAAGTGACCTCAAATGACGCATCGACTTTGACGATTGGTAGAGCGCAATATTCTTGCTTACCAAATAATGATGGTGGAATTGTAGATGATTTAATTATCTATAAAATGAAAGAAGAGCAGTATTTGCTGGTTGTAAATGCTTCTAACATTGACAAAGACTGGGATTGGATTTCGGCTCACAATGATTTGGGCGTTGAGATGAAAAATCTGTCGGATGATTATTCGTTATTGGCCATTCAAGGACCAAAAGCAGTTGAAGCCATGCAATCCTTATCGTCTATCGATTTATCTACTATTGCCTATTATCATTTTGAAGTAGCCGATTTTGCAGGAATCGACAATGTAATTATTTCCGCAACTGGATATACTGGTTCGGGTGGATTTGAAATCTATTGCAAAAACACTGAAGTAGAACAAATCTGGAATAAAGTTTTCGAGGCTGGAGCAGCTTACGGAATCAAACCAATTGGTCTGGCAGCGAGAGATACCTTGCGTTTGGAAATGGGCTTTTGCTTATACGGAAATGACATTAACGATACAACTTCTCCACTTGAGGCAGGATTGGGATGGATTACCAAATTCAATAAAGAATTCACTAATTCTGACGCTTTAAAATTGCAAAAAGAAGCTGGCGTAACCAAAAAACTAGTAGCCTTTGAAATGCAAGAACGTGCCGTGCCGAGACACGATTATGAAATTGTGAATGCTGATGGCGCTGTAATTGGAATTGTGACTTCGGGAACAATGTCGCCATCAATGAATAAGGGAATTGGTTTGGGGTATGTAAGTACCGAAAATAGTGCTGTTGACAGTGACATTTTTATCAGAATCAGAAAAAATGATGTTCCTGCCAAAGTAGTAAAACTCCCTTTTTATAAAAAATAA